tatgaatagagatgtcagatgtaggtaaaatagagaaatgttgatttgattgtgaactaaatcccacaacttatattatctttgataagaaaggtttcgtttaaaccatgaaaattggataaatgaagctgagcattattttactgcaacaagaaggcacacaaagtgaaggagattgCATACTTGTCTTTAGTTTGTTGTCCctttgatggggaacttgtatcattgttaaaagcttaaatcctgtaaaatagcatggatccatctgaatctttattcagtcaaaagtttatatgatgtgtagactattcaagcttgccagcctggagcctggagcctgcttgttgtagagttgtcctatgttctgtagatttgcttgatattataaacaattatggtaaaatttttgtaaacaattttgttctttatttctttcagtatcagattcagtattttctccatcttatggcagcatatattttcaacacagagtgagggcagtgtcattcctcctgtccactaccccaacttctactcccaacactaccacagcaatgagcggtctggtgtggtggctgaggattcttttgaagaggacaatgcttctgcttcatctgagcaggtcagaaggtggatagcagcagtactagtagcagactggtgttaccttgatgctactgctacattgcattatttgcatagttttttcagttgtcatggactttgtgtaatatgtataaaagtatatgaagctcaagaaacttgttgataaggtttatgttcagcatacaaattgtaggatgcaaagacaaggattgaaatatcattgccacaaagcatttggtgccacagaatattcagcaatgtaatgtttgtttggcaaacaaaccagtttccctgaatgatagctttatttctgcaggttaatacagtctctctatgggggagagtttggagacaaagccaagcatatatatatatatatatatatatatatatatatatatatatatatatatatatatatatatatatatatatatatatatatatatatatatatatatatatatatatggtttgtgagccaagcatactgatcattacactatcatgtgtagttttaatatgtaatttagatc
This window of the Scylla paramamosain isolate STU-SP2022 chromosome 1, ASM3559412v1, whole genome shotgun sequence genome carries:
- the LOC135101876 gene encoding uncharacterized protein LOC135101876 isoform X2; protein product: MAAVPRQARVLNLRPSQSEGSVIPPVHYPNFYSQHYHSNERSGVVAEDSFEEDNASASSEQRPPFLETSMFTTSFGFPLPSLTIMVN